The segment GCAGCCACCGACAGGACGGTGAAATGGCCGCTGTCTTCGGCTTCTCTCGTCAAGGGTATCGTATCGCTCACGACCACTTCTTCCAGGGGCGCTTCTGCGATGCGCTCGATGGCGGGATCCGACAGGACAGCATGTGTCGCCGCCGCGTATACTTTGTCGGCACCTTGTTCCTTCAGCCCCAGGGCTGCGTTGGTCAGGGTGCCGGCAGTATCGATCATGTCGTCGAGTATCACGCA is part of the Pseudomonadota bacterium genome and harbors:
- a CDS encoding phosphoribosylpyrophosphate synthetase: CVILDDMIDTAGTLTNAALGLKEQGADKVYAAATHAVLSDPAIERIAEAPLEEVVVSDTIPLTREAEDSGHFTVLSVAALLGEAIKRIHHSDSVSSLFV